In one window of Drosophila innubila isolate TH190305 chromosome 2L unlocalized genomic scaffold, UK_Dinn_1.0 4_B_2L, whole genome shotgun sequence DNA:
- the LOC117780180 gene encoding esterase B1-like, whose translation MSESLETCEISLPLGQIKGVKRRSLYDDEYYSFERLPFGKPPLGELRFKAPQPAEPWTGILDCTHYGDKPVQNLIRTGIIGGSEDCLYLNVFAKQLKTEKPLPVMVYIYGGAFTIGEATRELYGPDYIMAKDVILVTLNYRVDCLGFLSLKDPSLDVPGNAGLKDQVLALKWVKKYISYFNGDANNITLFGDSAGGCSTHYMMCTEQTRGLFHKAIPMSGTLHNYWANTSPEDFAYRLAKFHGYEGENVDREVLDYLRGVEPFKLVDYNLITPEERRNGSLYAFGPTVEPYQTPACVAPKSQLEMARDAWSNDLPAMLGGVSFEGLFMYPALKANVKSMDSLLEDPLRMTPRDVRAVNTEKQNLEFSEKLIKLYFGDATSSSKLIMAFMDVKIMNIFFSTIHGTYRTLYARLAYSTAPTYFYRFDFDSPDFNFYRQKFCGSDIKAGVAHADDLSYLFRNTASRKLDKSSGEYRTIQRMVGMWTAFATNSNPNCKEIGHLSWEPSKKDHTQRVLNIGNDVNIIDLPEHDKLLVWDSLYKPNDLF comes from the exons ATGTCGGAAAG TCTGGAGACATGTGAAATTTCCCTACCGCTGGGCCAGATAAAGGGCGTGAAACGTAGAAGTCTCTATGACGATGAATACTATAGTTTCGAGCGTCTGCCTTTTGGTAAGCCCCCGCTGGGAGAGTTACGTTTCAAGGCCCCGCAACCGGCGGAACCATGGACTGGAATCTTGGACTGTACGCATTATGGAGACAAGCCGGTGCAGAATCTAATTCGCACAGGCATAATTGGTGGCAGTGAGGACTGTCTCTATCTGAATGTGTTCGCCAAGCAG CTTAAAACGGAAAAACCACTCCCGGTGATGGTTTATATTTATGGAGGTGCCTTTACGATTGGAGAGGCTACACGGGAGCTTTATGGTCCGGACTATATAATGGCCAAGGATGTGATTTTAGTCACGCTAAATTATCGTGTTGATTGCTTGG GTTTCTTGAGTCTTAAGGATCCCAGCTTGGATGTGCCTGGGAATGCAGGTCTTAAGGATCAAGTCCTGGCACTCAAATGGGTTAAGAAATACATTTCGTACTTCAATGGTGATGCCAATAATATTACGCTCTTTGGAGACAGCGCAGGCGGCTGTTCAACCCATTATATGATGTGCACGGAGCAGACAAGGGGTCTCTTTCACAAGGCTATTCCTATGTCCGGCACATTGCATAACTACTGGGCCAATACATCACCCGAGGACTTTGCCTATCGTCTTGCAAAGTTTCATGGCTATGAGGGCGAAAATGTTGATCGAGAGGTGTTAGATTACTTGCGTGGAGTTGAACCATTCAAGTTGGTTGATTATAACTTGATAACGCCCGAAGAACGTCGCAATGGATCACTTTATGCATTCGGACCCACTGTGGAACCTTATCAGACTCCTGCCTGTGTGGCACCAAAGTCGCAGCTGGAGATGGCACGCGATGCGTGGTCTAATGACTTGCCTGCAATGCTGGGTGGTGTCTCCTTTGAGGGACTTTTCATGTATCCCGCTCTAAAGGCCAATGTGAAGAGTATGGATAGCTTGCTAGAAGATCCTCTGCGAATGACGCCCCGTGATGTTCGTGCCGTCAATACGGAGAAGCAAAATCTGGAGTTCAGTGAAAAGCTGATAAAATTATACTTTGGTGATGCAACTTCCAGTTCAAAGTTGATAATGGCATTCATGGATGTGa aaattatgaatatttttttcagtacTATTCATGGAACCTATCGCACTTTGTATGCTCGCCTGGCCTATTCAACCGCTCCAACATATTTCTACCGATTTGACTTTGATTCCCCCGACTTTAACTTCTATCGCCAGAAGTTCTGTGGAAGTGATATCAAGGCTGGTGTTGCCCATGCCGATGATTTGAGCTATTTGTTCCGAAACACAGCATCCCGAAAACTAGACAAATCTTCCGGCGAGTATCGCACAATTCAACGCATGGTGGGAATGTGGACGGCTTTTGCAACAAACTCTAATCCCAACTGTAAGGAAATTGGACATTTATCGTGGGAGCCCTCGAAGAAAGATCATACACAGCGGGTACTCAACATTGGCAATGATGTCAATATCATCGATCTGCCTGAGCATGACAAACTTTTGGTCTGGGATAGCTTGTATAAGCCGAATGATTTGTTCTAA
- the LOC117780471 gene encoding carnitine O-acetyltransferase-like isoform X1 — translation MHTYQSAPVEKIVETPSSEMRLLSNGKVFWNLTKLSINNQTPNVLVKLMPASYSSKTPEEQPSQQRLLRYPVLPLNETLDRFLLTAQPHLTPKEFEKQKEITQQFKDKEGDVLQGLLEEAGKREKNWLAQRWLTTAYLKYRDPVTVYISPGMTFPYQKFNDMREYVNYTAKVIYGLGEFKGIVDAGKIPIVKMGKNELDNSQFGKVFGTCRIPIRATDRIEYNPCSNYFVVIYKNHFYKLCLYGKDGNVLSAKSLAKQLDEIMQAESDFGVPYGILTTDTRDNWAEAYEQLSKTPENCEALKTIQGALFTVSLDQCIDVQPDQQANQLILGLIHGGGSNLNSGNRWMDKTIQLVVNPNGNVGFTYEHSPAEGQPIAMMMDYVVKKMSEDDNYGSCGSTEISCKPEKISFATLNPCVDQWIFYAKRNIDKLVKDLECNVLKFKCYGKDYIKKQKLGPDSFVQMALQLAFYKMHKVPGAQYESAHLRIFENGRTETIRSCSNESLAFCKAMTNGKASVEEKACLLREAVAGHQKYARLALQGIGVDRHLLGLKLMAQENNLPIPEFYSSPGYTKSMQFRVSTSQVATIYDAFMGYGPATDDGYAACYNPRDNDIIVAITSWSFNHETNPDKFAKTLENAFLEMQDVLNKNPQANIPKSKL, via the exons ATGCACACATATCAAAG cgCCCCAGTtgaaaaaatagttgaaaCTCCCAGCTCTGAAATGAGACTACTGAGCAATGGCAAAGTCTTTTGGAATCTG ACCAAACTCTCCATCAACAATCAGACTCCAAATGTGCTTGTCAAACTGATGCCCGCAAGCTATAGCAGCAAAACTCCCGAGGAGCAGCCATCACAGCAAAGGCTTTTAAGATACCCTGTACTGCCTTTAAATGAAACGCTTGATCGTTTTCTGCTCACTGCCCAACCGCATCTGACGCCCAAGGAGTttgaaaagcaaaaggaaatAACCCAACAGTTTAAAGACAAAGAGGGAGATGTGCTACAAGGTCTGCTCGAGGAGGCTGGCAAACGTGAGAAGAACTGGTTGGCACAACGCTGGCTAACGACTGCCTATCTGAAGTATCGTGATCCAGTTACCGTCTATATAAGTCCCGGCATGACATTTCCGTACCAAAAGTTTAATGATATGCGTGAATATGTTAACTATACGGCCAAAGTTATATATGGTCTGGGTGAATTTAAAGGTATTGTAGATGCCGGCAAGATACCCATTGttaaaatgggcaaaaatgAGCTGGACAATAGTCAGTTTGGAAAAGTGTTTGGTACATGTCGCATTCCGATTCGTGCCACCGATCGTATTGAATACAATCCTTGTtccaattattttgttgtcatttACAAAAATCAT ttttataaattgtgcTTGTACGGCAAAGATGGCAATGTGTTGTCAGCCAAGTCGTTGGCAAAGCAGCTGGACGAGATCATGCAGGCGGAAAGTGATTTCGGTGTCCCTTATGGCATTCTAACTACAGACACACGTGACAATTGGGCTGAGGCCTATGAACAATTGTCAAAGACACCGGAAAATTGTGAAGCCCTTAAGACCATACAGGGTGCTCTATTTACTGTTTCGCTGGATCAATGTATTGACGTACAGCCCGACCAGCAGGCGAATCAACTGATTCTTGGTCTTATACACGGCGGTGGCAGTAATTTGAACAGCGGCAATCGTTGGATGGACAAAACCATTCAACTGGTGGTCAATCCAAATGGCAACGTTGGATTTACCTACGAGCATTCACCAGCTGAGGGCCAGCCCATTGCCATGATGATGGACTACGTGGTGAAGAAAAT GAGTGAGGACGATAACTATGGCAGTTGTGGCTCCACAGAGATTAGTTGCAAGCCAGAAAAAATCTCATTTGCCACACTAAATCCCTGTGTGGATCAATGGATTTTTTACGCCAAGCGCAACATTGATAAGCTCGTTAAGGATCTGGAATGTAACGTTTTAAAGTTCAAGTGCTACGGCAAGGATTACATAAAAAAGCAGAAGCTAGGACCCGATAGCTTTGTTCAAATGGCGCTGCAGTTGGCTTTCTACAA AATGCACAAGGTACCTGGTGCTCAATATGAATCCGCACATTTGCGTATCTTTGAGAACGGACGCACGGAAACTATACGCTCCTGCTCAAATGAATCGCTGGCCTTCTGCAAAGCGATGACAAATGGAAAGGCGTCTGTGGAGGAGAAGGCTTGTCTGCTGCGTGAGGCAGTTGCTGGTCATCAGAAATATGCGAGACTTGCACTGCAGGGTATCGGAGTAGATCGTCATCTGCTGGGTCTGAAGTTAATGGCACAAGAGAATAACTTGCCCATACCAGAGTTTTATTCCTCGCCCGGCTACACCAAATCCATGCAGTTCCGCGTGTCAACATCTCAGGTGGCCACCATATACGATGCCTTCATGGGCTACGGTCCCGCAACTGATGATGGCTATGCCGCTTGCTATAATCCACGCGATAATGATATTATTGTGGCCATCACATCGTGGAGCTTTAATCATGAAACCAACCCGGACAAGTTTGCCAAGACACTAGAGAACGCTTTCCTGGAAATGCAAGATGTTCTCAATAAAAATCCACAAGCCAACATACCGAAGTCCAAGTTGTAG
- the LOC117780471 gene encoding carnitine O-acetyltransferase-like isoform X2, whose translation MRLLSNGKVFWNLTKLSINNQTPNVLVKLMPASYSSKTPEEQPSQQRLLRYPVLPLNETLDRFLLTAQPHLTPKEFEKQKEITQQFKDKEGDVLQGLLEEAGKREKNWLAQRWLTTAYLKYRDPVTVYISPGMTFPYQKFNDMREYVNYTAKVIYGLGEFKGIVDAGKIPIVKMGKNELDNSQFGKVFGTCRIPIRATDRIEYNPCSNYFVVIYKNHFYKLCLYGKDGNVLSAKSLAKQLDEIMQAESDFGVPYGILTTDTRDNWAEAYEQLSKTPENCEALKTIQGALFTVSLDQCIDVQPDQQANQLILGLIHGGGSNLNSGNRWMDKTIQLVVNPNGNVGFTYEHSPAEGQPIAMMMDYVVKKMSEDDNYGSCGSTEISCKPEKISFATLNPCVDQWIFYAKRNIDKLVKDLECNVLKFKCYGKDYIKKQKLGPDSFVQMALQLAFYKMHKVPGAQYESAHLRIFENGRTETIRSCSNESLAFCKAMTNGKASVEEKACLLREAVAGHQKYARLALQGIGVDRHLLGLKLMAQENNLPIPEFYSSPGYTKSMQFRVSTSQVATIYDAFMGYGPATDDGYAACYNPRDNDIIVAITSWSFNHETNPDKFAKTLENAFLEMQDVLNKNPQANIPKSKL comes from the exons ATGAGACTACTGAGCAATGGCAAAGTCTTTTGGAATCTG ACCAAACTCTCCATCAACAATCAGACTCCAAATGTGCTTGTCAAACTGATGCCCGCAAGCTATAGCAGCAAAACTCCCGAGGAGCAGCCATCACAGCAAAGGCTTTTAAGATACCCTGTACTGCCTTTAAATGAAACGCTTGATCGTTTTCTGCTCACTGCCCAACCGCATCTGACGCCCAAGGAGTttgaaaagcaaaaggaaatAACCCAACAGTTTAAAGACAAAGAGGGAGATGTGCTACAAGGTCTGCTCGAGGAGGCTGGCAAACGTGAGAAGAACTGGTTGGCACAACGCTGGCTAACGACTGCCTATCTGAAGTATCGTGATCCAGTTACCGTCTATATAAGTCCCGGCATGACATTTCCGTACCAAAAGTTTAATGATATGCGTGAATATGTTAACTATACGGCCAAAGTTATATATGGTCTGGGTGAATTTAAAGGTATTGTAGATGCCGGCAAGATACCCATTGttaaaatgggcaaaaatgAGCTGGACAATAGTCAGTTTGGAAAAGTGTTTGGTACATGTCGCATTCCGATTCGTGCCACCGATCGTATTGAATACAATCCTTGTtccaattattttgttgtcatttACAAAAATCAT ttttataaattgtgcTTGTACGGCAAAGATGGCAATGTGTTGTCAGCCAAGTCGTTGGCAAAGCAGCTGGACGAGATCATGCAGGCGGAAAGTGATTTCGGTGTCCCTTATGGCATTCTAACTACAGACACACGTGACAATTGGGCTGAGGCCTATGAACAATTGTCAAAGACACCGGAAAATTGTGAAGCCCTTAAGACCATACAGGGTGCTCTATTTACTGTTTCGCTGGATCAATGTATTGACGTACAGCCCGACCAGCAGGCGAATCAACTGATTCTTGGTCTTATACACGGCGGTGGCAGTAATTTGAACAGCGGCAATCGTTGGATGGACAAAACCATTCAACTGGTGGTCAATCCAAATGGCAACGTTGGATTTACCTACGAGCATTCACCAGCTGAGGGCCAGCCCATTGCCATGATGATGGACTACGTGGTGAAGAAAAT GAGTGAGGACGATAACTATGGCAGTTGTGGCTCCACAGAGATTAGTTGCAAGCCAGAAAAAATCTCATTTGCCACACTAAATCCCTGTGTGGATCAATGGATTTTTTACGCCAAGCGCAACATTGATAAGCTCGTTAAGGATCTGGAATGTAACGTTTTAAAGTTCAAGTGCTACGGCAAGGATTACATAAAAAAGCAGAAGCTAGGACCCGATAGCTTTGTTCAAATGGCGCTGCAGTTGGCTTTCTACAA AATGCACAAGGTACCTGGTGCTCAATATGAATCCGCACATTTGCGTATCTTTGAGAACGGACGCACGGAAACTATACGCTCCTGCTCAAATGAATCGCTGGCCTTCTGCAAAGCGATGACAAATGGAAAGGCGTCTGTGGAGGAGAAGGCTTGTCTGCTGCGTGAGGCAGTTGCTGGTCATCAGAAATATGCGAGACTTGCACTGCAGGGTATCGGAGTAGATCGTCATCTGCTGGGTCTGAAGTTAATGGCACAAGAGAATAACTTGCCCATACCAGAGTTTTATTCCTCGCCCGGCTACACCAAATCCATGCAGTTCCGCGTGTCAACATCTCAGGTGGCCACCATATACGATGCCTTCATGGGCTACGGTCCCGCAACTGATGATGGCTATGCCGCTTGCTATAATCCACGCGATAATGATATTATTGTGGCCATCACATCGTGGAGCTTTAATCATGAAACCAACCCGGACAAGTTTGCCAAGACACTAGAGAACGCTTTCCTGGAAATGCAAGATGTTCTCAATAAAAATCCACAAGCCAACATACCGAAGTCCAAGTTGTAG